A single region of the Halichondria panicea chromosome 10, odHalPani1.1, whole genome shotgun sequence genome encodes:
- the LOC135342226 gene encoding vesicle-trafficking protein SEC22b-like, whose translation MAHLTLIARASDGLPLSASIVNEESGRDYAEYQPKAKQIFRKLSSVSPPRCSIECDPGRMVFHYILEEGICYLALCDLTYPAKLAFNYLENLHKDFSEQHGNDVHKASRPYHFIEFDLSDKAGKLVDHSRVPEANG comes from the exons ATGGCCCACCTGACACTAATTGCCAGAGCCAGTGATGGACTACCTCTGTCAGCATCCATTGTCAATGAAGAG TCTGGCCGGGATTATGCTGAATACCAACCCAAGGCCAAGCAGATATTCCGCAAGCTGTCGTCAGTCAGCCCCCCTCGATGCTCAATCGAGTGTGACCCGGGTCGTATGGTGTTCCA ctacaTCCTTGAGGAGGGGATATGCTACCTCGCCCTGTGTGACCTCACCTATCCTGCCAAGCTGGCCTTTAACTACCTCGAGAATCTACACAAAGACTTCAGTGAGCAACATGGCAACGATGTACACAAAGCCAGTCGACCGTACCACTTCATTGAGTTTG aTCTCAGTGACAAAGCGGGGAAGCTGGTCGACCACTCTCGTGTGCCAGAGGCTAATGGCTGA
- the LOC135342174 gene encoding uncharacterized protein LOC135342174 yields the protein MKHGHVLVNIVNMLVFGPAGTGKTNLKHLLTDKPPPLQRDSTPCMEKPVRIRPVSNTKFKSTGRGWEEMSQPKLRKLLAQIIAKLPKESADPSTASRVAESLKKMTTTELISGPDSDSDDSYFSCNEYLSDSQSSNDSDGLFDSDELSGSARMLDEAIDEVIASVVSGVAEELKPATQGTDQLSSSDQQEGELFDSNWVYVTDCGGQPQFHDISPLFIKHISVALIVLRLIDELSSFPSDEYYKDGQLVGSPCASHMTLGETLQSLIRSIESHTSQDKKPKMIFVGTFFDQLKSSDTLIERNQEILDMLPPDIKKLLVYENLGLNNLIFGLNTISREEDSLATANRIRIAIERSIPLQVKMPIWWSFLDSLLQSLSASLERGVLGIEECLQLATRFGYLLQDLEAALVFFDNVCIAHYYPSILPNTVFVDAQIPLDKITELSQHAIFLRNAHSTISPGGTGAEWKRFRDEGIITLKFLRFFKKHYVEGIFSPEDMLLIMKYLLVIAPIPLVEATIHQAEFFMPSLLTSIPPAELDKIRSSFTISPFAIYFRSGCIRSGVFCCLVVDVIKRLGWKVLLPSGEASILAKNCIQLEIPNLPCTVALIDSFSYLEVYIDVLFALRKQVCPTIRNEILISIKSSCEMLHYNNDIPKTAIFCPCSKKSTGSIRKLHLADVSERNGCKFWKCSLQTRVWGELSDEDRIWLDDSEGSDVSSSVASDMCTKKTLSNQQQQSGKLQSSSVIEDVCRKTGVTDQQLDQEIPESEIYCVAKHIEMTPGLLERLKLNTAEKSDATQKRNNEGNQAGVAHALSVWRSVNPYRATFRALVEIAIGLRRGDTATDICRFIVKNTS from the exons ATGAAGCACGGACACGTCTTGGTCAACATTGTCAACATGCTCGTGTTTGGACCGGCGGGAACAGGGAAGACCAACCTCAAGCACCTGCTAACTGACAAGCCCCCTCCACTACAGCGTGACAGCACTCCTTGTATGGAAAAGCCAGTACGCATTCGACCCGTGTCCAACACGAAATTCAAGTCAACTGGAAGAGGCTGGGAAGAGATGTCTCAGCCAAAGCTGCGCAAGCTACTTGCTCAAATCATCGCTAAGTTACCAAAAGAAAGTGCCGATCCATCCACCGCATCAAGGGTTGCCGAGAGCTTGAAGAAGATGACCACAACCGAGTTAATTTCGGGTCCCGATTCTGATTCAGATGATTCATATTTTAGTTGCAATGAGTACCTTTCTGATTCCCAATCCAGCAACGATTCTGATGGACTTTTCGACTCCGATGAACTTTCTGGCTCTGCAAGAATGTTGGACGAAGCCATCGATGAAGTGATAGCGAGtgtagtgagtggtgtggCAGAAGAGCTGAAGCCAGCCACACAGGGAACTGACCAACTGTCGAGCAGTGACCAGCAAGAAGGAGAACTGTTCGATTCCAACTGGGTGTATGTTACCGACTGCGGCGGCCAGCCGCAATTCCACGACATCAGCCCTCTCTTCATCAAGCACATTTCGGTGGCGTTGATAGTCCTGCGTTTGATTGACGAACTCTCCAGTTTCCCTTCTGACGAGTACTACAAGGATGGGCAGCTTGTTGGTAGTCCTTGTGCATCTCACATGACCCTTGGGGAGACACTTCAGAGTCTCATTCGATCCATTGAGTCCCATACCTCACAAGACAAGAAGCCGAAGATGATCTTTGTGGGCACATTCTTTGATCAGCTGAAAAGCTCGGATACACTTATCGAGAGGAATCAAGAGATTCTCGACATGCTGCCACCCGATATCAAGAAGCTATTGGTGTACGAAAATCTTGGATTGAACAATCTGATTTTTGGTCTCAACACAATCAGCCGAGAAGAAGATTCACTGGCCACTGCCAATAGGATTAGAATTGCTATTGAGCGCTCTATTCCGCTACAAGTCAAAATGCCCATCTGGTGGTCCTTCTTGGATTCACTTCTCCAGAGTTTGTCTGCCAGTCTCGAGCGAGGTGTACTAGGCATTGAAGAATGTCTCCAATTAGCCACTCGATTTGGTTATTTGCTCCAAGATCTTGAAGCTGCTCTGGTCTTCTTTGACAACGTGTGTATAGCGCACTACTATCCCTCCATTCTCCccaacacagtgtttgtggatgCCCAGATTCCACTAGACAAGATCACCGAGCTCTCACAGCACGCCATTTTTCTGAGGAATGCACACTCTACTATTAGCCCAGGAGGGACAGGCGCCGAATGGAAGAGATTTCGAGACGAGGGCATAATCACTTTAAAGTTTCTACGATTCTTTAAGAAGCATTACGTTGAAGGCATCTTTTCTCCAGAAGATATGCTGTTGATCATGAAATATCTTCTCGTGATTGCTCCCATTCCTCTAGTGGAAGCCACTATCCACCAAGCCGAGTTCTTCATGCCATCTCTACTCACATCGATCCCACCTGCTGAGCTAGACAAAATCCGTTCCTCCTTCACAATATCACCCTTCGCTATCTACTTTCGTAGTGGGTGTATTCGCTCTGGGGTATTTTGCTGTCTAGTTGTGGACGTGATCAAGAGGCTGGGCTGGAAAGTGTTGCTTCCTTCAGGAGAAGCAAGCATTTTAGCTAAAAATTGCATTCAGCTTGAAATCCCCAATCTCCCGTGCACCGTGGCTCTGATCGACTCCTTCTCGTATCTTGAAGTGTATATCGATGTGCTTTTTGCTCTTCGCAAACAAGTATGCCCTACAATTCGAAACGAAATTTTGATCAGCATTAAATCGTCGTGTGAAATGTTGCATTACAACAACGACATACCCAAGACAGCCATCTTTTGCCCATGCAGCAAGAAAAGCACTGGAAGCATCCGCAAATTGCACCTTGCTGATGTGAGCGAACGAAATGGCTGTAAGTTTTGGAAGTGCTCCCTTCAGACACGTGTGTGGGGAGAGCTCAGTGATGAAGATAGAATCTGGCTGGACGATAGCGAAGGTTCTG ATGTATCATCCTCTGTTGCGAGTGATATGTGTACAAAAAAGACACTGAGTAACCAGCAGCAACAATCTG GTAAATTGCAATCATCCTCTGTAATCGAAGATGTGTGCAGGAAGACTGGAGTGACTGATCAACAGCTCGATCAAGAAATCCCTGAGAGTGAAATCTACTGTGTAGCTAAACACATTGAGATGACACCCGGCTTGCTTGAAAGACTCAAACTCAATACTGCTGAAAAAAGCGATGCTACTCAAAAGAGAAACAATGAAGGCAATCAAGCTGGAGTGGCTCATGCGTTGAGTGTGTGGCGAAGTGTGAATCCTTACAGAGCTACCTTCAGGGCCTTGGTGGAAATTGCCATAGGACTGAGAAGAGGAGACACTGCTACAGACATTTGTAGATTCATTGTAAAGAATACGAGTTAA
- the LOC135342228 gene encoding vesicle-trafficking protein SEC22b-like, protein MAHLTLIARASDGLPLSASIVNEESGRDYAEYQPKAKQIFRKLSSVSPPRCSIECDPGRMVFHYILEEGICYLPLCDPTYPAKLAFNYLENSHKDFSEQHGNDVHKASRPYHFIEFDLSDKVGNLVDHSRARG, encoded by the exons ATGGCCCACCTGACACTAATAGCCAGAGCCAGTGATGGACTACCTCTGTCCGCATCCATTGTCAATGAAGAG TCTGGCCGGGATTATGCTGAATACCAACCCAAAGCCAAGCAGATATTCCGCAAGCTGTCGTCAGTCAGCCCCCCTCGATGCTCAATCGAGTGTGACCCGGGTCGTATGGTGTTCCA ctacaTCCTTGAGGAGGGGATATGCTACCTCCCCCTGTGTGACCCCACCTATCCTGCCAAGCTGGCCTTTAACTACCTCGAGAATTCACACAAAGACTTCAGTGAGCAACATGGCAACGATGTACACAAGGCCAGTCGACCGTACCACTTCATTGAGTTTG atCTCAGTGACAAAGTGGGGAACCTAGTCGACCACTCTCGTGCCAGAGGCTAA